GCCTTCGTAGACCTCGATCTCGGCCTCGACGCCCGCCGCCTCGAACGCTTCCCGCAAGCGCGTCTTCTCCTCCGGCCGCCGCTCGTCATCGTTCGCGGCGATGGCGATGAGGAAGGCGGCCTTCATCTTCGGCGCGAGCAAATGCGGGCTGTCCTCTTCGTCGGTTGCGAGCCCGCCGCCGTGGAACGAGCCACCCGCGCCGATGCGTTCGGGAATGGCCGCCGCGAGCCGCATCACGTAGGAGCCGGTCATGCAGTAGCCCGTGGTGCCAATCTTGCGATTCGTATCGACCGATTTCTGCTTGTCGAGCCATTGGACGTAGGCGCGGCCGTCGGTGACGCAGGTATCCGGCGACAGCGATTCCGCATGCGGCATCAACATCTCGCGAATGCCAGGGTCGCGGAAACCCTTCCCGTCGGGAACGATCTGTCCTTTGTGAGTCCGGTAGTAGGGGTTGACGACCAGCACGGAGTAACCGGATTCGGCGAGGCGTTTCCCCATCGCGCGAAATGCGGGACGGATGCTGACGATGTCGGGCCAGACGATGACGCCAGCATGCGCGCCGCTCGCCGGGCGTACGAAATAGCAATCGGACTCCCCGTCTGGCGTCGGGACCAGGACATCGTCCTCGACGACGTCGAGCGCGTTAGCCACCGGCGGCAACATCATCGCAATGACTGCGCTCGAGCCGATCTTCGTGAAATCGCGCCGGGTGACGCTGTTACGACGAAGATATTCCTCAACGTCTTTCGCGGTCAGGTCGTTGCACATGGTTGTCTCCTGTGTGTTGGTCGCCCCGCGGGGCAATTGTCGGTTCGTAGAGCTTGCTGCTCGACCCCGGTTGCTCACGACGTGAATTCTAGCAGGTCGGGTCGGTCACGGGGGAACGTCGGGGAGACCCTCGGCGAGCATGAGGCTACGGGTCTCACGGATCACGGCGAGCGTGACCGTCGAGCCGTCGGGGGCGACTCCGAAGGACTCGGTCTGCATATCGTCGAAGAAGCCCGCTAGCGGTCGCCGGGTCGCGGAGGTGTCGTGGTCGGGATCGAAGTCCTGCTCGAAGATGCCGGTGCGCCCCCGATCGTCGATCCCGGCATAGGCCAGCGCGGCTCCCTTCCGCGTCCAGCGCCCGCGGCCGAGTGAGATGCTCGTCGTCCTCATCGTAGAGCCCAGGTCGATGGCCGCCGAAGCCAGGCGGCCGGTCTCGATCTCCACGAACTGAACCCTGGCCGAGAATCCCGTCGTTGAAACGAACAACGCCCAGCGCCCGTCGGGTGAGACCTCGGGCGTGGTGTGGCTTCCCGTGGTGATCCGTGATACCTCCGAACCGTCGGAACGGACACGGTATAGACCCGGATGGTCCGGGTTGCCCGAGGAGTAGACCACCCAATGTCCCTCAGCGGTCATCGTCGGATTCTCCGCGTTGACGCCGTCGTCGCTCAGTTGACGGGCGTTGCTCCCGTCGAGGTCGATGCTCCAGATCTCGAGATTGCCGCCGCGCGAGGAGCTGAACAGCACTCGTCGGCCGTCCGCGGTGAACCCCGGGTCCCAATCCTGAGACGCGTCGTCGGTGAGCTGGCGCAGCACTCGCGATTCCCGATCGAGGAGCCAGATATCGAGGTTGCCGGTGCGGTTGGACGAGAAGACGACGAAGCGTCCATCCGGAGAGTAGGCGGGCTGCCGATCAGTGGCGAGTGTGCGGGTGAGCTGACGGGTGGCTCCATTGACGAGATCGACCTCGCGGAGCTCTTGGCTCTGCTCGAAGGCATCGAAGATGAGTCGATTCGACCCCAGGATTGAGAACACCGTGGGTTGAGGGGGGAGGCCGCCTTGTGGAAAGAGCCCCGAGCTCCAGAAAAGGGTTCTCGGAGCGGCTCCTGGCACGAGGAGACGAACCGCGGCGGGGGCTCCGGTCAGGTCGCCGATGTTGTTCGGTGACGCCGCGAAGAGGAGCCCGATGCCGCGATGGTCCCAGGCGCTGTTCGAGATCATGCCGAATCCGTCGCTAGCCGCGAGGTCCTCGCTCGCTCCGGTCGTCGGGTCGACGAGCAGTAGCCTCCATCCACCGGAGGAGTTGCTCAATCCTCCCCGGGTGACGGCGATCCGGCCGCCGTCCGGACGCCAGCGCGGGCCGAGCAGGATCCACCCTTTCAGCTCGAGCAGGGTCCGTTCCCGCGCGGCGTCGTCGACCTCCACTACCCCCAGGATCCAGACTTCCTCGCGACCGACGTCGTTGAGCTGACGGGTGAACGCGACCGAACGTCCGTCCGGTGACCAGTCGAAGTCGTTGACGTTCGACACGAGCCTGCCCGGCTGACCGCCGAGCAGAGCCGTCCGATAGAGGTCGTAGCGGCCTGGCTCGTCCTCGTGCAGGAAGCCTACGCTGTTGCCATCGGGGGCAAAGCGGGGACGGAAGTCCGCTCCTTCGGTCAGTCTCTGCTCGCCGCCTACTTCTATCTGCTTGAGCCAGATCTGGGAGACGCCGTCCCGGGTCGAGGCGAAGGCTACGAAACGGCCGTCGGGAGAGACCGAGGGCTGCTGATCATGACCCGATAAGGTCAGCCGCCGAGTGCGCACCGGCTCGGGCGGCAGCCGGTCCGGACGCGTGGCAAGCACGAGGAGCGCTCCCAGGACGGCCGCGAGCGCCGCCGCCGCGAGAGGGAGAGTAAAGCGAACGCCGGAGCGTCGCGCGAGGGCGCCCGGGGCGGACTCCTCGCTCCTGCCTGAGAGCACCTCGTCGATCACGATGCGAGCGTCAGCGATGTCGTGCAGACGATTCTTCGGATTGCGCTCGAGGCAGCGACGCAAGAGACGCCGGATGGGGGGCTGCGTCGCGACGGGTAGCGCGCCAAGGTCGATCTCAGTTGTAAGGACGGCCGCGAGCGCGTCGGTGACCGTCTCTCCCGTGAACAGCTCCCGGCCCGTGAGCATTTCGAACAGAACCACACCGAACGCCCAGACGTCAGTACGTTTGTCGACGGACTTGCCCCGGGCCTGCTCCGGGGACATGTACCGCGCCGTACCCAGGATGACGCCCGCCTGCGTCCCCATACGGGTGATGGTCGGCGACTGCGACAGGTCCGCCGCCACACCCGAGCCGGGATCGACGGTCCACGCCTTGGCAAGGCCGAAGTCGAGTACCTTGATCCTGCCGTCGGGCGTGAGCTTCACATTGCCCGGCTTGAGGTCGCGATGAACGATGCCCTTCTCGTGGGCCTCCTCGAGAGCCTCGGCGATCTGTCCGGCAATCTGGATGGCTTCGTTAATTGGGACGGGTCCGAGCTCGAGCCGCTGCGAGAGGTCCTCCCCCTCCACGAGCTCCAGCACCAGAAAGCGCCGGTTGTCGGCTTCCTGGAAACCGTAGATCGAGGCGATGTTAGGGTGGTTGAGCGACGCGAGCACCTTCGCCTCGCGCTCGAAACGGGCGAGGCGGTCGGGATTATCGGAGAATTCCGAGGGCAGGACTTTGATGGCTACGTCGCGACCGAGCTTGCCGTCGCGCGCTCGATAGACCTCGCCCATTCCGCCTTGCCCGATGAGCCCGATGAGCTCGTAGTGCGCCAGCTTGTGGCCCGCGGCGAACGACACGTCGACGCGATGTTACGACGCGTATCGGATTGTGGGCAACTCATCGTCCCCGTCCGCCTTCGCCATATAGCCGGTGTATGCTCGCGGCGGGAATTGGAGGTCTCGCCATGCGGAACATGAAGGTCCTGGCCGCTGTCACCGGAGTCGGATTCTGGCTCGCACTTCTCGCTCTTCCGGGTTGTTCGGCTCCCGAGGAAACACCGTTGGCTGAAGCGCCCGATGAAGGGCAGGAGACCGCACAGCGCATCCTCTTCCAGTCCGAGCGCGAGGGAGCGGTGGACGTCTGGGTGATGAACCAGGACGGCTCCGACGCCCGCAACCTGACGGGGAACGGAGCGCGGGGATTCAATGATCGGCATCCCACGGCATCGTCGGACGGCTCACGAATCGCGTTTCGCTCCGACCGGGATGGACACCCAGACGTTTGGGTGATGAACCGGGATGGCTCGGGACAGACGAACCTGACCTCTCACGCTTCGACCGACATCGACCCGTCGTTCTCGGCCGACGGCTCGCGCATCGCGTTCGATTCGGACCGCGACGGCAACGTCGAGATCTACGTCATGGACTCCGACGGAACGAACGCGACGCGTCTGACCGAGAACGAGCACGAGGACAGTCACCCCTTCTTCTCACCCGTGGACGACCGGATCGCTTTCTACTCCAACCGCGACGAGCCGGGAAGCGAAGCCATGGACATCTACGTGATGAACGCAGACGGGTCGAACGTCATCCGCTTGACTGACGATCCGGCGGACGACCGTTACCCCTCCTGGTCCCCGGATGGGGCGCAAATCACCTTCAGCAGCGATCGAGATGGCAACGCCGAGATCTACGTGATCGCCGCCGATGGCTCGAGCCCGACGCGGGTGACGACGCACGATGCGCCGGATCTGGCACCGGCCTGGTCGCCCGACGGTGAGTGGATCGTCTTCCGCTCCGAGCGTGACGGGGGACCGGAGATTTATATCGTTCGCCCCGATGGGTCGGATGTGACGCGCTTGACCACGGATGGGGCGGGCAACAGCAATCCCCGTTGGCTTCCCGTGACGCGGTAACCGAACGCGCGTCCGAGTTCTTACTGAATTACGGATAGACTGTATATCAGAAATGACGGATTCCAAGAGCACAGTGATCGTATCGCCTCGAGGGCAAATCACGCTTCCCGCCGAGCTTCGGCATCGGCTCGGTATCAAAGAAGGTGGGGTCGTGACGCTCGAAGAGCGGGACGGCTCGCTAATCCTGAGGCCGGCTGCGGTCGTCGAGTTGACGATGTATAGCAACGAGGACATCGCGCGTTGGGACGCGGAGGACCTGCCTCAGCGATGCAGAGCGTCGATTCGGTTGCGCGCTAGCTCGCGGCAGACGTTTCGCTGGAACTCTGTAAGAGCCATCGCTTTGCGTCGGCCGCTCTGCGGCACGCGGTCTTGTCGCCATACCGCCGGATGTACTTCAAGACTCGCAGCTTCTGGTCTAGGGTCTTGGGGTAGAAGTCCGGTCGCAGAAACCAGAGACACCGGTCGCGATAGTCGTTGACCAATGCATCGATGGTGCGCTCCAGCTGCCGAGTCTCCGTAGTCATCCTGTGTCACAGACTAGCAGCAATACACCGTGCCGGCAAAAAAACGGGAAGCCGGTGCCGATAGGAGTCGAAGGTGAGCTAGGGGGCGAAGTCCTGAAGCTCGAGGTTGTTATTGTTGGACCCGACCTCTCATCTCCTCCGCAAGGGTGACGAATGATGGTCGTCACCAGTTTCGACCCTACCCACTTTCTCGGCGGCATGGGAGAGGTGTACCGAGCGCGTGGCGACCTTCCTCCGGAGCCTTCATCTTCAACCTCTCGCTGATGGTCTCGAGTCTCAACGCACGAAACCGCGCCGGGAATTGCTTCCGCGCCGAAACGCGTCCCCTTCGAAAAGTCGTCGGCTCAACCCCTCGAGTGAGACATCGAATTTTCTGCCGGGCGAACGACGACGCAGTTCTTGCCATGACTCTTGCCGTGAAGGAGCGCCGCGTCGGCACGGCTCACGAGCTCTTCCAAATCGGTACCGTTGTAGTTGGCGACACCGAACGTCATGGTTAACGGAATCTCGGCGCTCTCGTACTCGACGGGCTTTGCCGCGATGTGCATGCGGAGCTGCTCGGCCAGCACCCGGGCGCCTTCGATATCGGTCTCGGCTAGTAGAATGATGAACTCTTCGCCGCCCCAGCGTGCGCAGAAGTCCTGCTCACGAATTCGCCCGTCGAGCCGCGCGGCGACTTGTGTCAGCACTTGGTCTCCAACGTCGTGCCCATAGCTATCGTTGATGGACTTGAACGAGTCCAGGTCCCCCAACAGCACGGAGAACCTCTTGCCCGATCGGGCCGCGCGTGCCTGCTCGCGCTCCAGGGCCTCGGTAAAGCCCCGGCGGTTTGCAAGGCCGGTCAATGTGTCTTGTCTCGCGAGGAGCTCTGCACGTTGATGCGCCGCCATCAGTTGCTCATAGGCGGATTGAAGCTCCCGGTTCGCCTGCTCGATCACGGTGTTCTTCACGGCGAGAGCGCGACCGGTGGACCGATTCTGGCTGTATAGCACCAGGAACAACCCCGAGATCAACGTCACCAGCATCAGCCCCGCCATCAGCGCATTTCGCTGCAGGCGCTGCTGGGAAAGCTCCATTTCCTGGATGGCGTTGTCGCGCCGCAGCAGATCCAGCTCGCGGTCTCGTCGTTCCTCGCCATAGCGGAGTCGCATCTCGGCGATCTGCCCAAAGCTCTGATCGTTGAAGATCTCGTTCTCGATGATCCGGCTCTGTTTGAACATCTCGAGCGCCTCCTCGAACTCACCGCGCTCCTCGAGCACGCTCGCGAGCCGC
This genomic stretch from Vicinamibacteria bacterium harbors:
- a CDS encoding dienelactone hydrolase family protein, with protein sequence MCNDLTAKDVEEYLRRNSVTRRDFTKIGSSAVIAMMLPPVANALDVVEDDVLVPTPDGESDCYFVRPASGAHAGVIVWPDIVSIRPAFRAMGKRLAESGYSVLVVNPYYRTHKGQIVPDGKGFRDPGIREMLMPHAESLSPDTCVTDGRAYVQWLDKQKSVDTNRKIGTTGYCMTGSYVMRLAAAIPERIGAGGSFHGGGLATDEEDSPHLLAPKMKAAFLIAIAANDDERRPEEKTRLREAFEAAGVEAEIEVYEGTLHGWCPPDSAVYNEAQAERAWGRLLALFERRLS
- a CDS encoding protein kinase — protein: MSFAAGHKLAHYELIGLIGQGGMGEVYRARDGKLGRDVAIKVLPSEFSDNPDRLARFEREAKVLASLNHPNIASIYGFQEADNRRFLVLELVEGEDLSQRLELGPVPINEAIQIAGQIAEALEEAHEKGIVHRDLKPGNVKLTPDGRIKVLDFGLAKAWTVDPGSGVAADLSQSPTITRMGTQAGVILGTARYMSPEQARGKSVDKRTDVWAFGVVLFEMLTGRELFTGETVTDALAAVLTTEIDLGALPVATQPPIRRLLRRCLERNPKNRLHDIADARIVIDEVLSGRSEESAPGALARRSGVRFTLPLAAAALAAVLGALLVLATRPDRLPPEPVRTRRLTLSGHDQQPSVSPDGRFVAFASTRDGVSQIWLKQIEVGGEQRLTEGADFRPRFAPDGNSVGFLHEDEPGRYDLYRTALLGGQPGRLVSNVNDFDWSPDGRSVAFTRQLNDVGREEVWILGVVEVDDAARERTLLELKGWILLGPRWRPDGGRIAVTRGGLSNSSGGWRLLLVDPTTGASEDLAASDGFGMISNSAWDHRGIGLLFAASPNNIGDLTGAPAAVRLLVPGAAPRTLFWSSGLFPQGGLPPQPTVFSILGSNRLIFDAFEQSQELREVDLVNGATRQLTRTLATDRQPAYSPDGRFVVFSSNRTGNLDIWLLDRESRVLRQLTDDASQDWDPGFTADGRRVLFSSSRGGNLEIWSIDLDGSNARQLSDDGVNAENPTMTAEGHWVVYSSGNPDHPGLYRVRSDGSEVSRITTGSHTTPEVSPDGRWALFVSTTGFSARVQFVEIETGRLASAAIDLGSTMRTTSISLGRGRWTRKGAALAYAGIDDRGRTGIFEQDFDPDHDTSATRRPLAGFFDDMQTESFGVAPDGSTVTLAVIRETRSLMLAEGLPDVPP